DNA sequence from the Moorena sp. SIOASIH genome:
CCTAGCCTCTGACGATATCCGCATCAAAGGCAGCCGCATTGGCATCGAAAGTGTCCTCTACGAATACATCTATCGTGCCAAAACCCCCGAAGAAATTGCCGAACAATTTGAGACCATTACCCTAGAAGAAGTCTACGCCACCATCCTCTACTATCTACACAACAAAGAGGAGGTCAGGGCTTACTTGGCTGACTGGCTAGAGTTTTGCCGTCAACAACGAGAAGAGCAAAAACGTAATCCTTCCCCTGCACGGCAGAGGTTTCGCCAATTAAAAGCAGAAGCAGATGCTCAGCAAGAGTCTACCAAATCAGTTAAGGCTTTAAGCTAAAACGCATTTGACATAGGTTTTAGGTAAGCATTCAGCTATCAGCTATCAGCTATCAGCTATCAGCTATCAGTTTTTGAATAAAACAGAAGCATTGGTTTAATCTGAGTTACGTCAGCTGACAGCTGACAGCTGACGGCTGACGGCTGAATGCTTACCCCGACTCCCGACTCCCGACTCCCGACTCCCGACTCCCGACTCCCGACTCCCGACTCCCGACTCCCCACACCCCACACCCCACACCCCACACCCCACACCCGACTCCCCAAAACCATTGAGAACTGCCATAAAATGGCATAATTGCCTGATGCCTCAATAAATAATAGGGTAATCCAAGATAATGTGAAGGTAATCGACATCTGTTACCTTCAGGCCATGACCGAAGGACCAAACCGCGATCAGACTAGTCGTCTGGTATTATTCATTACCCTCTGGCTCAGCTTGTTTGTTTTATCAGTCAA
Encoded proteins:
- a CDS encoding DUF433 domain-containing protein, coding for MQIQDYFNFLASDDIRIKGSRIGIESVLYEYIYRAKTPEEIAEQFETITLEEVYATILYYLHNKEEVRAYLADWLEFCRQQREEQKRNPSPARQRFRQLKAEADAQQESTKSVKALS